TCTGTACAGCGTCAATAATGGCCAGCAGAAAACCACATAAAGCAAAAAGTATACAAATATTATTCCTCCTAAAAAGAAAAAGGACACTAACTAAGCAACTGCATACGCAGCATACTCAATAAGTGTCCTCCAGTTAACTGGTAGAACTAAATTAATTAGTTTCTTCTATCCTTTAGTGATATTTACTAATGGTAATTCTAATTTCTCTCGGTTTATATTAATTCGATTCATACCTTTAATGCAATATTCTTCTTCTAGCTCAAACCCAATCCAATTTCTTTTGGTATTGTCACAAGCAACTGCAGTCGTGAATGATCCCATACAATTATCAAGAACAACATCTCCTCTGTTTGTGTATGTTTTAATTAGGTGTTCAAACAGAACCAATGGTTTTTGAGTAGGATGAAACGTCTTACTATCTCTAGAGAAATCAAGAATAGATTTAGGATAGTTTGTATGTGTCGTTGTATATTCTTTCATCAAGCTTGTATCGTTTTCTTTAAATATACCACCAATCTTTTTACGTTGTCCTTTTCTAACCTTCAAAAGCGGAACTACTCCCTGCGGATGATAAGTAGGCAACTTTTTATAAAATACACAGATATTTTCATGATTTTTTAAAGGCATTTTTTTTGCATTTTGAAAACCTGTCGTATGCTTTCCTTTTTTCCAAATCCATTCATAACGGAACCAACTCATATTACTCCCTATTAACTTAGTAGTAAATGGTTGGCTTGCGGTTAGCACAATAGCTCCATTATCTTTTATAACTCTTTTATATTGTTTCCACAAACTATCAAACGGAATTATTTCATCCCATCTACAGTTAGTAGTGCCATATGGCAAGTCACATAGAATCATATTAACTGATTTGTTAGGTATTTGTTTCATCCCTTCAATACAATCCATATTGTAAATCACATTTTGCTTAATATTCATTTCTTTTCCCCTCTCAATGTAGTATAATACAGAAGAAGGGAACGTTTGTTCTTTTTTTAGATTTTAAGACCTATTTAGGTCTTTTTTTATACTAAAGGATAGTATTAGATATGAATTATTGTTTTTAAGTTGTCAGTTTGAAAGATTAGTCTCTTACTTCAACTATCTTTAATTTCGAAATTTTTCTTTGTAACGTACCAGCATTTAAAGTGGTTTCTCTAAGTGCAAAAAAAGTTTTCTCAGTTAAATAGGTGTCTTTCAGTTTTTCTTCATTATCTTTTACCGCAAATTCAAAATTATAATCTCCTACACCTATTCCTGCAGAGGTTTCTAGTACTTTCAGTTTACCTGTGAAGTTTTCAGCATTACTTTTAAAAATATATCCTTTAAAACTAATTGTTTCATCTTCTATTCTTGTAATATTTTCAAATAACAATTTTTCTTCCTCTCCTATTATAAGTTTATTGGAGTTATTTCCTCTTTCATAAACATTAAACGAATCGATCCCTTTTAATGGGTTAATAGATCTTGCCAACTCATCAAAAGTTCTTTGGGATAAACTCGCATATCTAAGTACTTCGGGAGCTTCCTCAATTAAAATATCTCCATCACCATTTATTATATTTATATTTCCGTTGTTATCACCACTAGGATACATATTTATTATAATTCCTTGACTGTTTAATTCGAATATCTTTTTTAAATACTCATATCCTTTTGTAACTAGATTCCATAAGTCTTTAGGTGTCATGTTTTGAAAAGCAGGAAAAAGAGAAAGACTTACTCCGGTTAAATGTATTACAAGATCAGCCTCAAATGAGCCTTCTCTTATATCATAAGCTTTAATTTGCAATATTTCCCGATCTTTTTCTGACATCTTTTTTCTGTCTTCAATAGTTAAATAAGCTTTGTCTATTAAAGTATGAAAATTATTAAGTCCTTTATTTAAATGAAATAAATTGTAACCGTTATTAAATTCTTCTCCAGAAATTTTAAAAGTAAGTTGTGAAGTATCCAATGGTATTCTCCTTTAATTAAGGACATCGATGTTTTAAAAATTCTCTCCTTCTTCCACTTTCACACGTTTTACAGTGCCTTGATGAGTTATAATTTTTGTTTCACCATGTCCAGGTAAGTAGGTCTTTTTTGCTATACCTTCACAGTATACGACAATAAACGGCCAATTTCCTTCTTTTATTGGAATTTCTATGTTAAATTTTTCTGCACCTTGCTTTATAATTAATTTTTCTAATCTCATCTTTTATACACTCACCCTTAAAAAATTTCTGAAATTCCACTATAGACAATTTAGCTGTAGCTACTTTATATTCCGCTTGTTATTATTGAAATTGTTTAGAAGCGGATGATTTATTTTTTGATTCTAAGAATTGAACAGATCCAGCAAGTATCTCCGTCACATATACTGTTTTTCCATCTTCCCCTTGAAAGTTATGTGTTTGGATGTGACCGTCTACACCAATCATGCTACCTTTCATCATAAACTTAGCTAAATTCTCTGCTGGTTTTCGCCAGATTACGCAATTAACAAAATCAGCTTCTTTATCTCCTTCTTGATTTGAAAATGGTCGATTAACAGAAATTGTAAATTTTGCTACCGCTACACCATTTGGTGTATAGCGTAAAGCAGGATCTTTCGTTAATCTGCCAACTAGCACTACTCTGTTTAACATTTCATCACCACCCTGACTTAAATAAAAACTATATAACTGTACCTACGTGGTTTTGACTTGAATGTTTTAATAATTGTTAGCACATCACCATCACTAGTTTCTCTTATATGTTCTTGTACATATAATTTTGTCATAGCAGATCCCCATCTTTATCAAGTTTATTCTGCTGCCAGTTTTCAAACCATTTACGCCCTTCACTTGATGGCTCACCATTAGGTCCTTGACACTTGTGATGTGCCCAATCATGGCAAGTTCTACACGTTGTGGCTCCATTATATTTGGTACCTAACCCGCCTTGACTTTTATAGATAATGTGATGTGGTACATTCTCAATTTTATGACTACCACATTTTACACAACGAGAATTATCACGTATAAAGATTGCTAGTTTAATAGCTTGTGTAAAATCTTTACTCTTCCGCTTCTTCTTTGATTTCAGTCCTAACTGCTTTGACTTCGGATACGGATGAAATTCATTACTTAGCTTTATTCCCATGCTTATCTTCCTCAATCTTTACTTTGAACAACTTTTTATAACATTCCCAACATAGATGACTGCCCCAATGATGCGCTGATTTCTTATTACACTCGACACATTTATTCACTTGCAGCACCTTCTTATAATTTTATTTGTAGGTCCTCACGCACTCTGCATTTATAAACCCTAGACTGTTGTAGCGCTTTTGCTTTTCGTATATCACCAACAACTTTATTCACTTCCTGAAGATTGTTACGAAATTTCTTTAAAACCGTCGTAAGCGGTTCAAGTAATTCCAAATCATTCTTCAGTTTTCTCCGCTTTTCTCGTGCTATTTTTAATTCTTTTGATAAGCGGTACCCATCACTAGCGTTGAAACTAGAAAATTCTATGACATGCAATAAATCTTGGATTTCTTGATTAATTAGATCTAGTTCTCTTTTGTTTTCATTCATACGATCCGGGACATCACGAACTGCATTCCTTATCATTACTGCCGTTTGTTCGACATCAGTAAATAAGTCATCCATTTCAATCACTCTCGATTCTCTTTTTGCTTGTTATAACTTGCAAGCAAATCACTAACATTAGGCAGATCTTCTTCTTTCGTTTTCTCGATTGACCGTTCCTTTTGTCGTTTCTCTTTTTGCTGCTTAAACCAGTCTGGAACGATATCTTCCTTGGTACCTCTTCTAGAAAACTTTGATTCTTGCTTATGCTTGAACTCAGCACTTAGCTGGTTTGCTTCATCAACGTTTTTTATTTTCCGATCAGCCCAGGTCTTCATAATTGCTTTAGCATATGCGTAAGGTTTTTGGTTTTCCAACGCAATTGTTAGAGCGTGTACAACAAGATCTTCACTGAGGTCCTGAACCCAGTAACCAATCTCTTGAGCAATAAACGGAGATAATACTCCCATATTCTTTTGATAAAATTCATAGACATTTTCATTATTATTACGCAAATCGGATTCTTCTTGTTGTTGTTGTTGTTGTTCTTCTTCTTTTTCTTTTTCTTCTTCTTCTTCTTCTTCTTGTCCACCTATCGTGTACGAGTCGTTATACGTATCGTATAAATCTCTAATTTCTTTCTTCTCGATACGTTCTCCAACATAAGATATCAACCCATGATCTTTTACCACTTGAAGTTCTGATTTCACACAGTCTAAGACCGGTTTACCTCCACGA
The nucleotide sequence above comes from Paraliobacillus zengyii. Encoded proteins:
- a CDS encoding DNA-methyltransferase, which codes for MNIKQNVIYNMDCIEGMKQIPNKSVNMILCDLPYGTTNCRWDEIIPFDSLWKQYKRVIKDNGAIVLTASQPFTTKLIGSNMSWFRYEWIWKKGKHTTGFQNAKKMPLKNHENICVFYKKLPTYHPQGVVPLLKVRKGQRKKIGGIFKENDTSLMKEYTTTHTNYPKSILDFSRDSKTFHPTQKPLVLFEHLIKTYTNRGDVVLDNCMGSFTTAVACDNTKRNWIGFELEEEYCIKGMNRININREKLELPLVNITKG
- a CDS encoding XtrA/YqaO family protein, producing the protein MRLEKLIIKQGAEKFNIEIPIKEGNWPFIVVYCEGIAKKTYLPGHGETKIITHQGTVKRVKVEEGENF
- a CDS encoding HNH endonuclease; this encodes MGIKLSNEFHPYPKSKQLGLKSKKKRKSKDFTQAIKLAIFIRDNSRCVKCGSHKIENVPHHIIYKSQGGLGTKYNGATTCRTCHDWAHHKCQGPNGEPSSEGRKWFENWQQNKLDKDGDLL
- a CDS encoding DnaD domain-containing protein, which translates into the protein MAKFRMVHTDFWNDPKIVEEFTPEDKFFFLYLLTNSKTTQIGIYQITKKQIAFDIGHSIESVNALLDRFINHHKLVAYNPDTRELAIKNWGKYNFNRGGKPVLDCVKSELQVVKDHGLISYVGERIEKKEIRDLYDTYNDSYTIGGQEEEEEEEKEKEEEQQQQQQEESDLRNNNENVYEFYQKNMGVLSPFIAQEIGYWVQDLSEDLVVHALTIALENQKPYAYAKAIMKTWADRKIKNVDEANQLSAEFKHKQESKFSRRGTKEDIVPDWFKQQKEKRQKERSIEKTKEEDLPNVSDLLASYNKQKENRE